One genomic region from Saprospiraceae bacterium encodes:
- a CDS encoding CofH family radical SAM protein, translating to MKESAIGILINHQEQGLIWDKIQAGKRLLPADALYLYEEAPLGLTAAMANWVREQRHEDKTYFNRNIHIEPTNVCIYDCKFCSYSRLIKERNQGWEYTKDQMMDILRTQKDKPITEVHIVGGVLPQYDLDFYIDLFKSIKLEYPHLHIKSLTPVELYYIFKKAKISIEAGLTSLKSAGLDSLPGGGAEIFDDHVRNEICADKCGTEDWLKIHSAWHQLGGRSNATILYGHIETYTHRIDHMDRLRSLQDETGGFQTYIPLKFRNKENQMSHVPEVTSLEDMKNYAVSRLYLDNFDHIKSYWPMLGRDMAQLSLSYGVDDIDGTIDDTTKIYSMAGAEEQNPAMTTEELVQLIQKAGRKAVERDTLYNVVKEWNEPIAAGRLRSYFALPVIEN from the coding sequence ATGAAAGAATCTGCTATCGGGATATTGATAAATCATCAGGAGCAAGGCTTGATTTGGGACAAGATCCAGGCAGGCAAAAGACTGTTACCTGCTGATGCGCTGTACTTATATGAAGAAGCTCCACTGGGTTTGACCGCTGCGATGGCAAACTGGGTCAGGGAGCAACGACATGAGGATAAAACCTATTTTAATCGTAACATTCATATAGAACCCACTAATGTATGTATTTATGATTGTAAATTTTGTTCCTATTCCAGGCTGATCAAAGAAAGGAATCAAGGCTGGGAGTATACTAAGGACCAAATGATGGATATTCTCAGGACTCAAAAAGATAAACCAATTACGGAAGTACATATCGTTGGGGGAGTGTTGCCACAATACGATTTGGATTTTTATATCGATTTATTTAAAAGTATCAAATTGGAGTACCCACATCTCCATATCAAATCACTGACGCCTGTAGAATTGTATTATATCTTCAAAAAGGCCAAAATATCCATTGAAGCAGGACTAACATCATTAAAATCTGCCGGTCTAGACTCACTACCTGGTGGCGGAGCAGAGATCTTTGACGATCATGTGAGAAACGAGATCTGTGCTGATAAATGCGGCACCGAAGATTGGCTCAAAATCCACAGCGCCTGGCATCAACTGGGAGGCCGGTCTAATGCAACCATCCTATACGGTCATATCGAGACTTATACTCATCGTATAGACCATATGGACCGGCTTAGAAGTTTACAAGACGAGACAGGTGGATTTCAAACCTATATTCCTTTAAAATTTAGAAACAAGGAGAATCAGATGTCTCATGTTCCCGAAGTGACCTCTTTGGAGGATATGAAGAATTATGCAGTGAGCAGGTTGTATCTGGACAATTTTGATCACATCAAGAGCTATTGGCCTATGCTGGGTAGAGATATGGCGCAATTATCTTTGTCCTATGGGGTAGATGATATCGACGGGACTATAGACGATACGACTAAAATTTACTCGATGGCAGGTGCTGAAGAACAAAACCCAGCTATGACTACAGAAGAGCTGGTTCAGCTCATCCAAAAAGCAGGCAGAAAGGCAGTAGAAAGAGATACCCTGTATAATGTCGTAAAAGAATGGAATGAACCGATTGCAGCCGGTCGACTTAGATCTTATTTTGCTTTACCTGTGATAGAAAATTAG
- the ychF gene encoding redox-regulated ATPase YchF: protein MPLRGGIVGLPNVGKSTLFNALTSGKALAANYPFATKDPNIGMIMVPDPRLDELARIAQPQKVIPNTIEIVDIAGLIKGASQGEGLGNQFLATIREVEAIVHVVRCFEDDNVIHVDGSIDPARDKEIIDIELLFKDMETLDKRIERLKKQTKGSNKDEARQLEIALELKKHLELGKAARLFSCEPKDQPLVDELFLLTGKPIVYVCNVDEPSVHTGNKYTNALKQVIDAENKIAGPHAQAEMILISAAIEAEIAQLDTKEERKEFIEAIGLDEPGVNKVIRSCYKLLNLITYFTVGEKEVRAWTIHKGDLAPQAAGVIHTDFEKGFIRAEVMNYDDYTKYGSELAVKEAGRLMVQGKEYEVKDGDIMHFRFNV from the coding sequence ATGCCCTTAAGAGGAGGAATCGTCGGCTTACCAAATGTAGGCAAATCAACTTTGTTCAACGCGCTGACTTCCGGCAAAGCGCTCGCTGCCAACTACCCTTTTGCCACTAAAGATCCTAATATAGGGATGATTATGGTCCCGGATCCGAGGTTAGACGAGCTTGCCAGGATAGCTCAGCCCCAAAAAGTGATCCCAAATACCATTGAAATCGTAGACATAGCCGGGCTCATCAAGGGAGCAAGCCAGGGTGAAGGCTTAGGCAATCAATTTTTGGCAACCATTCGCGAGGTAGAAGCTATCGTGCATGTGGTCAGGTGTTTTGAAGATGACAATGTGATCCATGTAGATGGCTCAATAGACCCTGCCCGGGATAAAGAGATCATAGATATAGAGCTCTTATTTAAAGACATGGAGACACTTGATAAAAGGATTGAGCGATTAAAAAAACAAACGAAGGGCTCGAATAAAGATGAAGCGAGACAGCTAGAGATCGCCCTGGAGCTCAAAAAACATCTTGAATTAGGCAAGGCTGCCAGGCTTTTTTCTTGTGAACCTAAGGACCAACCGCTGGTAGATGAGCTTTTCCTATTGACTGGTAAACCCATCGTCTATGTTTGCAATGTAGATGAGCCGTCCGTCCATACCGGAAACAAGTATACTAATGCACTCAAACAAGTCATTGATGCAGAAAATAAAATAGCCGGCCCACATGCCCAGGCTGAAATGATATTGATCAGTGCTGCGATAGAAGCTGAAATTGCTCAGCTGGATACCAAAGAAGAACGCAAAGAATTTATTGAAGCCATTGGCCTTGATGAGCCCGGAGTAAACAAAGTGATTAGGTCTTGTTACAAATTACTCAATCTCATCACTTACTTTACCGTAGGAGAAAAAGAGGTCAGGGCCTGGACGATTCATAAAGGCGATTTGGCACCGCAAGCAGCCGGAGTGATCCATACTGATTTTGAGAAAGGTTTTATTCGTGCCGAGGTAATGAACTATGACGATTACACCAAATACGGTTCAGAGTTGGCAGTCAAAGAGGCCGGCAGATTGATGGTCCAGGGTAAAGAGTACGAAGTCAAGGATGGGGACATCATGCACTTTAGGTTTAATGTGTAA
- the ubiE gene encoding bifunctional demethylmenaquinone methyltransferase/2-methoxy-6-polyprenyl-1,4-benzoquinol methylase UbiE encodes MIKPYSNDQSKKQQVREMFDGIAPTYDFLNRFLSLGIDVSWRIKSLKMLEEYPIHHLLDIATGTGDFALMAADILKPDRIVGLDLSAQMLEIAKKKNRANIEFIQGDSEALPFEAGSFDGAIVAFGVRNFENLGAGLKEIHRVLTSGAPFLVLEFSRIERFPMKQLFFLYSRYILPVIGKLFSMDFNAYHYLHESMHAFPSGTEFATKLQEAGFKFVKLKPFTLGICTAYLAEK; translated from the coding sequence ATGATCAAGCCCTATTCCAATGACCAATCCAAAAAGCAACAGGTCAGGGAAATGTTTGATGGAATAGCACCTACCTACGATTTTCTTAATCGGTTTCTTTCGCTGGGTATTGATGTGTCGTGGCGAATAAAATCGCTCAAAATGCTCGAAGAGTATCCAATACATCATCTGCTGGATATAGCTACCGGTACCGGGGACTTTGCGTTGATGGCAGCTGATATTTTAAAGCCGGATCGGATCGTCGGACTGGACCTATCAGCGCAAATGTTAGAAATAGCAAAAAAAAAGAACAGAGCCAATATTGAGTTTATTCAAGGTGATTCAGAAGCTTTACCTTTCGAAGCAGGCTCTTTCGATGGGGCTATAGTTGCCTTTGGAGTTCGCAATTTTGAAAATTTAGGTGCCGGACTCAAAGAAATACATCGTGTACTGACCTCAGGAGCTCCATTTCTGGTACTTGAATTCAGCAGAATCGAGCGATTCCCAATGAAACAATTATTTTTCTTGTATTCACGTTATATACTGCCAGTGATCGGAAAACTATTCTCCATGGACTTCAACGCCTACCATTATTTGCACGAATCTATGCATGCTTTCCCTTCCGGTACAGAATTTGCTACTAAACTCCAGGAAGCTGGCTTTAAATTCGTCAAACTCAAACCATTTACCCTCGGCATATGTACTGCTTACCTCGCAGAAAAATAA
- the ilvD gene encoding dihydroxy-acid dehydratase, translated as MELNKFSKHVTQDPSQPAAQAMLHAIGLSDRDMKKPQIGIASTGWEGNPCNMHLNGLAANIRDEINKKDLIGLVFHTIGVSDGISMGTDGMRYSLPSRDIIADSIETVVSAQWYDGLVTVVGCDKNMPGALMAMARLNRPSLLVYGGTIAPGIYKGKKLDVVSAFEALGQKVKGDITEAEYQEVIHRAVPSFGACGGMYTANTMSSAIEAMGMALPFNSSNPAASPSKKLEASDIATTIDYLIGHNLRPSDIITCESFENAMTLIMILGGSTNAVLHLIAIAKAAGIDLTIDDFQRISDKTPFLADLKPSGKYVMQDLHEIGGTPAVMKMLLEAGRLHGDCMTVTGKTIAENLKDVPSLSIDQDIIRPWSNPIKPTGHLQILYGNLAEGGAVAKITGKEGELFEGPAHVFDSEQDLNQAIIDQKIKAGEVIVIRYCGPKGAPGMPEMLKPTSALMGAGLGDKVALITDGRFSGGTHGFVIGHVTPEAQDGGNIALVKNGDIIKLDIANNTMDVLLTEAQLADRRRLWDKPALRATSGILKKYAMTVSSASEGCVTDQF; from the coding sequence ATGGAACTCAACAAATTCAGCAAACATGTCACTCAAGACCCCTCACAGCCTGCCGCACAAGCGATGCTTCATGCGATAGGGCTTTCTGATCGGGATATGAAAAAGCCCCAGATAGGCATAGCCAGTACAGGCTGGGAAGGGAATCCCTGTAATATGCACCTCAATGGGTTGGCCGCCAACATCAGGGATGAAATCAATAAAAAAGATTTAATAGGTTTGGTCTTTCATACGATCGGTGTCAGCGACGGAATCTCGATGGGTACAGATGGCATGCGCTATTCCCTACCCTCGCGGGACATCATAGCAGATTCCATAGAAACCGTAGTTTCTGCACAATGGTATGATGGTTTGGTGACCGTCGTAGGATGTGATAAAAACATGCCTGGTGCATTGATGGCCATGGCCAGGCTTAATCGCCCATCGCTTTTAGTGTATGGGGGCACGATAGCTCCTGGCATATATAAAGGCAAAAAGCTGGATGTGGTCTCGGCATTTGAAGCATTGGGCCAAAAAGTGAAAGGAGATATTACTGAAGCTGAATATCAGGAAGTGATCCACCGTGCAGTACCTTCATTTGGTGCTTGTGGAGGAATGTATACTGCCAACACGATGTCTTCCGCCATTGAGGCTATGGGCATGGCATTGCCATTTAACTCGTCCAATCCTGCTGCTTCTCCTTCTAAAAAATTAGAAGCTTCTGACATAGCTACCACCATCGATTATTTGATCGGTCATAACCTGAGACCAAGTGATATCATCACCTGCGAATCTTTTGAAAATGCGATGACACTGATCATGATCTTGGGTGGGTCGACCAATGCGGTACTTCATCTGATCGCGATCGCCAAAGCAGCCGGAATAGATCTTACCATTGATGACTTTCAGCGAATCAGTGACAAAACTCCTTTTCTGGCTGACCTCAAGCCAAGTGGTAAGTATGTCATGCAGGATCTGCATGAGATAGGCGGCACGCCTGCAGTCATGAAAATGTTGTTGGAAGCAGGCAGACTGCATGGTGATTGTATGACTGTCACTGGTAAAACCATTGCGGAAAATTTAAAAGATGTACCAAGTTTGTCCATTGATCAAGACATCATCAGACCCTGGTCCAATCCAATAAAACCTACAGGTCATCTTCAAATATTATACGGCAACCTCGCAGAAGGCGGAGCAGTGGCCAAAATCACCGGCAAAGAAGGTGAGTTATTTGAAGGACCTGCCCACGTATTCGATTCAGAACAAGATCTTAATCAAGCAATTATAGATCAAAAGATCAAAGCTGGTGAAGTTATTGTCATCCGCTATTGTGGTCCCAAAGGAGCACCCGGCATGCCGGAAATGCTCAAACCAACGAGTGCATTGATGGGTGCAGGATTGGGCGACAAAGTGGCACTGATCACGGATGGCAGATTTAGTGGAGGTACCCATGGTTTTGTGATCGGGCATGTTACTCCGGAAGCACAGGATGGGGGCAATATAGCACTGGTAAAAAATGGCGATATTATCAAATTGGATATCGCCAACAATACGATGGATGTGCTTTTGACTGAAGCACAACTGGCTGATCGCAGGCGTCTGTGGGACAAACCAGCATTAAGAGCTACCAGTGGAATACTTAAAAAATATGCCATGACCGTTTCTTCTGCCAGCGAAGGTTGCGTGACAGATCAATTTTAA
- the gyrA gene encoding DNA gyrase subunit A: MAVDKIISVNIEEEMKTAYIDYSMSVIISRALPDVRDGLKPVQRRILYAMSDLGLDYNKPFKKTARIVGEVLGKYHPHGDSSVYEAMVRMGQPWSLRYPLVDKQGNYGSMDGDGPAAMRYTEGRLIRMSSEMLEDLDKNTVDFRPNFDDSLDEPSVLPSKVPNLLLNGASGIAVGMATNMPPHNLTEVVNGIIASLDNPEITIPELMEYVKGPDFPTAGIIYGTEGIKDAFETGRGRIILRGKTEIETVHGHEAIIITEIPYQLSKSTLIAKINELRIQEKIDGIHDVRDESARDELKMRLVVSLKKDAIAQIVLNQLYKYSPLQSSFGVNNIVLVNGRPRLLNLKQIIQEFIKFRLEVIVRRTNFLLKKAQDRSHILEGLLIAIDHLDEVINLIRASATPDEARDQLMARFSLSEIQAKGILALTLRQLTGLERAKLKDEYDELQKMITRYLEILGDVNIQKEIIKEELLEIVSRYGDARRTQISINESEINIEDIIPNEEVVITISHLGYVKRTKVTEYRSQGRGGRGSKGSSTRDEDFIEHLFTATTHAYILLFTQLGKCYWLRTYEIPEAAKTGTGRAIQNIISLPPEDKIRAYISIKDLNDETFINNHYIVLCTKKGVIKKTLLEEFSRPRTSGINAITINEGNELLEARLTNGAHEIIIANKQGRAIRFNESKVRSMGRNAAGVTGMDLAEENDEVIGMICVDPEDKNITILAVSELGSGKRSLLEDYRVTNRGGKGVKTINITDKTGSLVSVKAVTDKDDLMITTKQGITIRMEMEALRVMGRATQGVRLIRLDDNDEIADVAVLAQEEILELEENGALIANDSPIDDIAETNLEAGDHEVDESASEADLVDPTE; this comes from the coding sequence ATGGCAGTAGACAAGATTATATCTGTAAATATCGAAGAAGAGATGAAAACTGCCTACATCGATTATTCGATGTCGGTGATTATATCCAGAGCTTTGCCAGATGTGCGTGATGGACTGAAGCCGGTACAAAGAAGGATTTTGTACGCCATGTCCGATTTGGGATTGGACTACAACAAACCATTTAAAAAGACTGCTCGTATCGTCGGTGAAGTTTTAGGAAAATATCATCCTCATGGAGATTCATCTGTTTATGAAGCCATGGTCAGAATGGGCCAGCCCTGGTCCTTACGATATCCACTGGTAGACAAACAAGGCAATTATGGTAGTATGGATGGTGATGGTCCTGCGGCTATGCGATATACGGAGGGCAGACTGATCAGGATGAGTTCAGAGATGTTGGAAGATCTGGATAAAAACACGGTGGACTTTAGGCCCAATTTTGATGATTCTCTGGACGAACCATCTGTGCTGCCATCGAAAGTGCCCAACTTGCTTTTAAATGGTGCATCCGGTATCGCAGTTGGTATGGCGACTAATATGCCGCCCCATAATCTCACAGAAGTAGTCAATGGGATCATTGCCAGCCTCGATAATCCGGAAATCACTATCCCGGAATTAATGGAGTATGTCAAAGGCCCCGATTTTCCAACAGCCGGCATTATATATGGTACGGAAGGGATTAAGGATGCTTTTGAAACCGGCAGAGGACGCATCATTCTCCGTGGCAAAACCGAGATTGAGACAGTGCATGGTCATGAGGCGATTATTATCACTGAGATTCCTTACCAGCTTAGCAAATCAACCCTGATCGCCAAGATCAATGAGTTACGCATACAAGAGAAAATAGATGGCATCCATGATGTTAGAGATGAGTCCGCCCGTGACGAACTCAAAATGAGGCTGGTCGTATCCCTAAAAAAGGACGCTATCGCTCAGATCGTACTCAATCAACTGTACAAATACTCCCCTTTACAATCCTCTTTTGGTGTAAATAATATAGTGTTGGTCAATGGGCGTCCCCGGCTACTCAATCTAAAACAAATCATCCAGGAATTTATCAAGTTTAGGCTGGAAGTCATCGTACGCAGGACCAATTTTTTGCTTAAGAAAGCCCAGGACAGGTCCCATATCCTGGAAGGTTTGCTGATCGCGATAGATCACCTGGATGAAGTGATCAACCTGATCAGAGCCTCTGCTACCCCTGATGAAGCCAGGGACCAATTAATGGCTCGCTTTTCCTTGAGCGAGATCCAGGCCAAAGGCATACTGGCATTGACCCTTCGCCAATTAACCGGCCTGGAGCGTGCCAAGTTAAAGGACGAATATGACGAGCTGCAAAAAATGATCACCAGGTATCTTGAAATCCTGGGTGATGTCAATATTCAAAAGGAGATTATCAAAGAAGAATTATTAGAGATCGTATCAAGATATGGTGATGCCAGGCGGACCCAGATATCTATCAATGAAAGTGAGATCAATATCGAAGACATCATCCCTAATGAAGAAGTGGTCATCACGATATCTCACCTCGGTTATGTCAAACGGACCAAAGTCACCGAATACCGATCCCAGGGAAGGGGTGGCCGTGGTTCAAAAGGTAGCAGCACCCGGGATGAGGACTTTATAGAGCATCTTTTCACTGCTACTACGCATGCCTACATCTTATTATTTACCCAATTGGGCAAATGTTATTGGCTGAGAACATACGAAATACCAGAAGCCGCTAAAACAGGTACTGGTCGCGCTATTCAAAACATCATATCGCTGCCGCCCGAAGATAAAATCCGGGCATATATCTCAATCAAAGATCTGAATGACGAAACCTTTATCAATAATCATTATATCGTATTGTGTACCAAAAAAGGGGTCATTAAGAAGACATTATTGGAAGAATTCTCCCGTCCACGCACTTCTGGTATCAATGCCATCACCATCAATGAAGGAAATGAATTATTAGAAGCCCGATTGACCAATGGCGCTCATGAAATCATCATCGCCAATAAACAGGGTAGGGCCATCAGATTCAATGAGTCCAAGGTAAGATCTATGGGTAGAAATGCAGCCGGGGTCACAGGAATGGATCTGGCAGAAGAAAATGATGAAGTCATAGGCATGATTTGTGTAGATCCTGAAGATAAAAATATCACCATACTGGCCGTCTCTGAGTTGGGCAGTGGCAAAAGATCACTTTTAGAGGATTACAGGGTCACTAATCGGGGTGGTAAAGGAGTTAAAACCATCAATATTACTGACAAAACAGGGTCACTGGTGTCTGTAAAAGCGGTCACAGACAAGGACGATTTGATGATCACGACCAAACAAGGCATCACCATAAGAATGGAAATGGAGGCTTTGCGGGTGATGGGAAGAGCCACCCAGGGTGTCAGACTCATCAGACTAGATGATAATGACGAGATAGCAGATGTAGCTGTGTTGGCTCAGGAAGAGATACTTGAATTGGAAGAAAATGGTGCACTGATAGCCAATGATAGTCCTATTGATGATATCGCTGAAACGAACCTGGAAGCCGGAGATCACGAAGTGGATGAGTCAGCTTCAGAAGCTGATTTAGTAGATCCCACTGAATAA
- a CDS encoding DUF479 domain-containing protein, whose product MNHLSHLFLTGNDHHLLLGNLIADFIKPNQITHLSSDVVSGIKFHQFIDLSIDTNEVFRSSIGLLRKTQGKYAPVVADMFYDYLLVDHWAAYADRSFDLFKSTMYESIEANLQELEDEIIIRRVNRMISNDFLSLYKSAALIPTTFGYLQKRARFPNHFDQAEIDFNRLYPELAIHFNLAFPEMVKKTEHYRLNLQN is encoded by the coding sequence ATGAATCACCTTTCTCATTTATTTTTAACAGGTAATGACCACCACCTCTTATTGGGCAATTTAATAGCCGATTTTATAAAACCAAATCAAATAACTCATCTTTCTTCTGATGTAGTGTCTGGTATAAAATTTCATCAATTTATTGATCTATCCATTGATACCAATGAGGTATTCAGATCATCAATCGGACTTTTGCGAAAAACTCAAGGCAAATATGCGCCTGTGGTGGCAGACATGTTTTACGATTATCTTTTAGTCGACCATTGGGCCGCTTACGCTGATAGGTCTTTTGACTTATTTAAATCTACGATGTATGAAAGTATCGAAGCTAACCTTCAAGAACTGGAAGATGAAATAATCATACGTAGGGTAAATCGAATGATATCCAATGATTTTTTATCATTGTATAAGTCAGCTGCCTTGATACCCACCACCTTTGGTTATTTGCAAAAGAGGGCAAGATTTCCGAATCATTTTGATCAGGCGGAGATTGATTTTAACAGGCTATATCCTGAGTTGGCAATACATTTTAATCTAGCCTTTCCAGAAATGGTCAAAAAAACTGAACATTATAGACTTAACCTTCAAAATTAA
- a CDS encoding menaquinone biosynthesis protein has translation MPEKYKVAIVNYLNTKPFIEGIRSHPICDLIELIECSPAKCASLYLEHEVDISLVPVGALIGQPFERISDYGIASDGPVSSVCLFSQVPLEGIKTIYLDYQSRTSVMLVRLLSQEYWHIRPNFVQASAGYEQNLSGAEAGLIIGDRALKVKHKYPYVYDLGEAWQSMTGLPFVYAVWLAREETDLDFLKAFNEALSSGVESIPTQVSQWNGPEGCDLVNYFAQNIRYKLDPSYDEGLKTFLRLIEEKVLKGAPAYTEAL, from the coding sequence ATGCCTGAAAAGTACAAAGTAGCTATAGTCAATTACCTCAATACCAAACCATTTATTGAAGGCATTAGATCACATCCGATTTGCGATCTAATCGAATTAATAGAGTGTTCCCCGGCAAAGTGTGCCTCTTTATATTTAGAGCATGAGGTAGATATCTCTTTGGTTCCGGTGGGTGCTTTGATAGGCCAGCCTTTTGAGCGAATATCGGATTATGGCATTGCCAGTGATGGTCCGGTATCCAGTGTTTGTTTGTTTTCACAGGTGCCTTTGGAGGGAATTAAAACGATTTATCTGGACTACCAATCCCGGACCTCTGTGATGCTGGTGCGACTTTTAAGCCAGGAATACTGGCATATCCGACCAAATTTTGTCCAGGCAAGTGCAGGATATGAACAAAACCTGAGTGGTGCGGAAGCTGGTTTGATTATAGGTGATCGGGCATTGAAGGTCAAACATAAATATCCTTATGTATATGATCTGGGCGAGGCATGGCAATCAATGACTGGCTTGCCGTTTGTATATGCCGTTTGGTTGGCCAGGGAAGAAACGGATCTTGATTTCCTTAAGGCGTTTAACGAGGCTCTGAGTTCAGGCGTAGAGTCCATTCCGACCCAGGTATCTCAATGGAACGGGCCTGAGGGCTGTGACCTGGTCAATTACTTTGCTCAAAATATCCGCTATAAGTTAGACCCATCGTATGACGAAGGGTTGAAGACATTCCTAAGGCTCATCGAAGAAAAAGTGTTGAAAGGTGCCCCGGCTTACACGGAAGCCCTTTAA
- a CDS encoding outer membrane beta-barrel protein: MAFFCQAQDKYSGNNYRQFLGKNYYFGLSLSLNNSTYKLYRSNYFIRQDSLLVTESLKNPGFSVGIITNAKFGDHFDFRFIPTFSFANRNIRYNDRVSEIDRRIESTFLELPLHIRFTSLPYKDMKVFLVGGIKYSYDISNKSRTKKFASLIKLTPHDFSAEIGAGMQFFFPYFIFSPEIKFSQGVGNILIYNGNNSESSVLEKILSRALTISFNFEG; this comes from the coding sequence ATGGCATTCTTTTGCCAGGCACAGGATAAATATTCAGGTAATAATTATCGCCAGTTTTTGGGGAAAAACTATTATTTCGGTCTTTCCTTAAGCCTTAATAATTCTACCTATAAATTGTACCGGTCAAATTATTTTATCAGGCAAGACAGTTTGTTAGTGACTGAATCATTAAAAAACCCGGGTTTTTCTGTTGGGATCATCACCAATGCCAAATTTGGAGATCACTTTGATTTTCGTTTTATTCCTACTTTTTCTTTTGCCAATCGAAATATTAGGTACAATGACCGGGTAAGTGAGATCGATCGTCGTATAGAATCCACCTTTCTGGAGCTACCCCTCCACATAAGATTTACCTCCCTACCCTATAAGGACATGAAAGTTTTTTTGGTAGGTGGTATTAAATATTCTTATGACATTTCCAATAAATCGCGCACCAAAAAATTTGCTAGTTTAATCAAACTGACCCCGCATGATTTTTCCGCCGAAATCGGGGCAGGCATGCAATTCTTTTTCCCTTATTTTATATTCTCTCCCGAGATCAAATTTTCCCAGGGAGTGGGAAATATCCTGATTTATAATGGTAACAACTCTGAGTCGTCTGTGCTCGAAAAAATCCTGTCCAGAGCGTTGACGATCTCCTTTAATTTTGAAGGTTAA